In Juglans microcarpa x Juglans regia isolate MS1-56 chromosome 4S, Jm3101_v1.0, whole genome shotgun sequence, a single window of DNA contains:
- the LOC121263630 gene encoding nodulin homeobox isoform X1, whose amino-acid sequence MLVDTVLRFSRMRLAIEEPSCSSFASQVIDLISAVKELHGFSSQELHKLLRDSENFTIHYRTEKNSLIKIDMEKLAGFLPLHLIAVLMSADRDEALFRYLLSGIRLLHSLCDLAPRQAKLEQILLDDVKVSEQLLDLVFYLLIVLGGYKQDTLMFGPMPIVHPALVACSLNLLTGCISSQFPDLVHVLLAHPKVDIFIDAAFGAIFVAIRFLKIKLSEEHPDLCMKSSLTAEQIVNYICQQCEASVQFLQSLCQQKLFLERLLRNKELCKKGGILFLAQAILKLTATPHFVESSRILAAVSRLKAKFLAILLNLCEAESISYLDEVSSSPGSLQLAKSVASEVFGLLKTELSRDPKHLAACSDRTYPMGFFQLNVMRLADIFSDDTNFQCYITIYFTEVLTAILSLPHGDFISSWCCSDLPAREVDSTLEYDSFAAAGWVLDNISSLDCPNENNLEFTLIPISLPRASYEHQRTSLFIKIIANLHCFNPTICEEQERNLFLHKFLECLHMDLSKSFPGFSFSSDAPKAANVYRNLRSLLSHAESLIPNFLNEEDVQLLRIFFNQLQPLITSAEFEENQVQEAQSPEGYSSLLQRKEPPNLNDRHGNSKEEMFEDSAFQEMDQFYLKSGHVDHVDVAIMQDTREGKGISGVRASEGLMKIHRDVQNVETSGSDTCSTRGKNDVDQMYNGEFLKKSEQINESEVGGDTEDKQVKTIHCEEKQQRKRKRTLMNDKQMTMIERALLDEPDMQRNAASIQSWAHKISVHGSKVTSAQLKNWLNNRKVRLARARAAKAVRASLEVENAIPDKQSEPGLGRYNGSPESPGEDSYAPRKADRDPESILGTGNGESSHTAQTNLIVVGRADFVQCKPGQYVMFVDMEGEELGKGIVYQVHGEWNGWNLKDQKACVLDVYELKVESAALLPYASKAVGISFEEAEIKIGVMRVLWDLSRIFTLRPQ is encoded by the exons ATGCTCGTCGATACGGTTCTCAG ATTTTCAAGAATGAGGCTTGCTATAGAAGAACCATCGTGCAGTTCTTTTGCATCT CAGGTCATTGACTTAATTTCAGCAGTGAAGGAGCTGCATGGGTTTAGCTCTCAGGAACTTCATAAGCTGCTGCGGGACTCTGAAAACTTTACTATTCACTACCGCACAGAAAAAAACTCGTTGATTAAG ATTGATATGGAAAAGCTTGCAGGATTTCTTCCCTTACATCTTATTGCAGTGCTTATGTCAGCTGACAGAGATGAAGCCCTGTTCAGATACTTGTTATCCGGCATACGCCTCTTGCATTCATTATGTGATTTAGCACCTCGACAAGCTAAACTTGAGCAG ATTTTGCTTGATGATGTAAAAGTGTCCGAGCAGCTACTTGACCTGGTGTTTTATTTGCTAATTGTTCTCGGGGGTTATAAGCAG GACACCCTTATGTTTGGTCCTATGCCCATTGTGCATCCAGCACTGGTGGCATGCAGTCTAAATCTATTGACAGGATGTATATCTTCGCAATTTCCAGATCTTGTCCATGTATTGCTTGCACACCCTAAG GTTGACATTTTTATAGATGCTGCTTTTGGAGCAATATTTGTAGCCATTAGGTTTCTCAAAATCAAGCTGTCAGAGGAACATCCTGATTTATGCATGAAATCAAGTCTGACTGCTGAACAAATAGTTAACTATATCTGCCAGCAATGTGAGGCTTCTGTACAGTTTCTTCAGTCACTATGccaacaaaaattatttctggAGCGCCTACTCAGGAATAAG GAACTATGTAAAAAGGGTGGTATTCTATTTCTTGCTCAAGCCATCTTGAAGTTAACTGCCACACCTCATTTTGTAGAGTCCTCCAGAATTTTGGCTGCTGTATCTAGGCTGAAAGCTAAATTTCTAGCAATT CTGTTGAATCTATGTGAAGCAGAAAGCATCTCTTACCTGGATGAAGTTTCTAGTTCACCAGGAAGTCTCCAGTTGGCAAAATCTGTAGCTTCAGAG GTTTTTGGGTTATTGAAGACCGAGCTCAGCAGAGATCCCAAACATCTTGCTGCTTGCTCTGACAGAACTTACCCCATGGGGTTTTTCCAACTCAATGTGATGCGCCTAGCTGACATATTCTCAGATGATACTAACTTTCAATGTTACATCACGATATACTTT ACTGAAGTTCTGACTGCAATATTATCGCTTCCTCATGGAGATTTTATATCCAGTTGGTGTTGTTCTGATCTCCCAGCAAGGGAAGTCGATTCTACTCTCGAGTATGATTCATTTGCAGCAGCTGGATGGGTTTTggataatatttcatcattGGATTGTCCGAATGAAAACAATTTGGAATTTACTTTGATTCCTATAAGCTTACCTCGGGCTTCTTATGAACATCAGAGAACCTCattattcatcaaaataattgcAAATCTTCATTGTTTTAATCCCACTATCTGTGAAG AGCAGGAGAGGAACCTCTTTCTTCACAAGTTTCTAGAATGCTTACATATGGATTTATCTAAATCATTTCCAGGATTTTCCTTTAGCTCTGATGCTCCAAAGGCTGCCAATGTTTACAGGAACCTGC GGTCGTTGTTAAGTCATGCAGAATCTTTAATTCCCAACTTTTTGAACGAGGAAGATGTACAGCTCTTAAG GATATTCTTTAACCAATTGCAACCGCTAATTACTTCTGCTGAATTTGAAGAAAATCAAGTGCAA GAGGCACAGAGTCCAGAGGGATACTCGTCACTTTTACAGAGAAAGGAACCTCCAAATCTCAATGACAGACATGGTAACTCAAAGGAGGAAATGTTTGAGGATTCTGCATTCCAAGAAATGGACCAGTTTTACCTCAAAAGTGGGCATGTGGATCATGTTGATGTTGCAATAATGCAAGATACAAGAGAAGGTAAAGGTATATCTGGTGTGAGAGCATCTGAAGGTTTGATGAAGATCCACAGAGATGTTCAGAATGTTGAAACCAGTGGTTCAGATACATGTTCCACTAGAGGAAAGAATGATGTTGATCAAATGTACAATGGTGAGTTCCTAAAAAAGAGTGAGCAGATAAATGAAAGTGAAGTTGGAGGAGATACAGAGGACAAACAGGTCAAAACCATTCATTGTGAAGAAAAGCAGCAGAGAAAACGGAAGCGAACTTTAATGAATGATAAACAGATGACAATGATCGAGAGGGCTCTCTTAGACGAGCCTGACATGCAGAGAAATGCAGCTTCGATACAATCATGGGCGCATAAAATAAGTGTTCAT GGTTCGAAGGTTACATCTGCACAGCTTAAAAACTG GCTAAACAATCGGAAAGTCAGGCTTGCCCGTGCACGCGCAGCTAAGGCTGTCCGTGCATCACTGGAGGTTGAAAATGCTATTCCAGACAAGCAAAGTGAGCCAGGACTAGGGAGGTACAATGGCTCACCTGAGAGTCCTGGTGAAGATTCTTATGCCCCAAGAAAGGCCGACAGAGATCCTGAAAGCATCTTGGGAACTGGTAATGGCGAAAGCTCTCATACTGCACAGACGAACTTAATTGTTGTCGGCCGGGCAGATTTTGTCCAGTGCAAACCAGGTCAGTACGTAATGTTTGTAGATATGGAAGGAGAGGAGCTTGGTAAGGGAATAGTGTATCAGGTGCACGGTGAGTGGAATGGATGGAATTTGAAAGATCAAAAGGCATGTGTTCTGGATGTTTATGAACTCAAGGTTGAGAGTGCTGCTCTTCTTCCTTACGCTTCTAAAGCTGTTGGCATCTCCTTTGAAGAGGCTGAAATAAAGATTGGGGTAATGAGAGTGCTGTGGGATTTAAGTAGAATCTTCACTCTTCGACCTCAATGA
- the LOC121263630 gene encoding nodulin homeobox isoform X2: protein MLVDTVLRFSRMRLAIEEPSCSSFASVIDLISAVKELHGFSSQELHKLLRDSENFTIHYRTEKNSLIKIDMEKLAGFLPLHLIAVLMSADRDEALFRYLLSGIRLLHSLCDLAPRQAKLEQILLDDVKVSEQLLDLVFYLLIVLGGYKQDTLMFGPMPIVHPALVACSLNLLTGCISSQFPDLVHVLLAHPKVDIFIDAAFGAIFVAIRFLKIKLSEEHPDLCMKSSLTAEQIVNYICQQCEASVQFLQSLCQQKLFLERLLRNKELCKKGGILFLAQAILKLTATPHFVESSRILAAVSRLKAKFLAILLNLCEAESISYLDEVSSSPGSLQLAKSVASEVFGLLKTELSRDPKHLAACSDRTYPMGFFQLNVMRLADIFSDDTNFQCYITIYFTEVLTAILSLPHGDFISSWCCSDLPAREVDSTLEYDSFAAAGWVLDNISSLDCPNENNLEFTLIPISLPRASYEHQRTSLFIKIIANLHCFNPTICEEQERNLFLHKFLECLHMDLSKSFPGFSFSSDAPKAANVYRNLRSLLSHAESLIPNFLNEEDVQLLRIFFNQLQPLITSAEFEENQVQEAQSPEGYSSLLQRKEPPNLNDRHGNSKEEMFEDSAFQEMDQFYLKSGHVDHVDVAIMQDTREGKGISGVRASEGLMKIHRDVQNVETSGSDTCSTRGKNDVDQMYNGEFLKKSEQINESEVGGDTEDKQVKTIHCEEKQQRKRKRTLMNDKQMTMIERALLDEPDMQRNAASIQSWAHKISVHGSKVTSAQLKNWLNNRKVRLARARAAKAVRASLEVENAIPDKQSEPGLGRYNGSPESPGEDSYAPRKADRDPESILGTGNGESSHTAQTNLIVVGRADFVQCKPGQYVMFVDMEGEELGKGIVYQVHGEWNGWNLKDQKACVLDVYELKVESAALLPYASKAVGISFEEAEIKIGVMRVLWDLSRIFTLRPQ from the exons ATGCTCGTCGATACGGTTCTCAG ATTTTCAAGAATGAGGCTTGCTATAGAAGAACCATCGTGCAGTTCTTTTGCATCT GTCATTGACTTAATTTCAGCAGTGAAGGAGCTGCATGGGTTTAGCTCTCAGGAACTTCATAAGCTGCTGCGGGACTCTGAAAACTTTACTATTCACTACCGCACAGAAAAAAACTCGTTGATTAAG ATTGATATGGAAAAGCTTGCAGGATTTCTTCCCTTACATCTTATTGCAGTGCTTATGTCAGCTGACAGAGATGAAGCCCTGTTCAGATACTTGTTATCCGGCATACGCCTCTTGCATTCATTATGTGATTTAGCACCTCGACAAGCTAAACTTGAGCAG ATTTTGCTTGATGATGTAAAAGTGTCCGAGCAGCTACTTGACCTGGTGTTTTATTTGCTAATTGTTCTCGGGGGTTATAAGCAG GACACCCTTATGTTTGGTCCTATGCCCATTGTGCATCCAGCACTGGTGGCATGCAGTCTAAATCTATTGACAGGATGTATATCTTCGCAATTTCCAGATCTTGTCCATGTATTGCTTGCACACCCTAAG GTTGACATTTTTATAGATGCTGCTTTTGGAGCAATATTTGTAGCCATTAGGTTTCTCAAAATCAAGCTGTCAGAGGAACATCCTGATTTATGCATGAAATCAAGTCTGACTGCTGAACAAATAGTTAACTATATCTGCCAGCAATGTGAGGCTTCTGTACAGTTTCTTCAGTCACTATGccaacaaaaattatttctggAGCGCCTACTCAGGAATAAG GAACTATGTAAAAAGGGTGGTATTCTATTTCTTGCTCAAGCCATCTTGAAGTTAACTGCCACACCTCATTTTGTAGAGTCCTCCAGAATTTTGGCTGCTGTATCTAGGCTGAAAGCTAAATTTCTAGCAATT CTGTTGAATCTATGTGAAGCAGAAAGCATCTCTTACCTGGATGAAGTTTCTAGTTCACCAGGAAGTCTCCAGTTGGCAAAATCTGTAGCTTCAGAG GTTTTTGGGTTATTGAAGACCGAGCTCAGCAGAGATCCCAAACATCTTGCTGCTTGCTCTGACAGAACTTACCCCATGGGGTTTTTCCAACTCAATGTGATGCGCCTAGCTGACATATTCTCAGATGATACTAACTTTCAATGTTACATCACGATATACTTT ACTGAAGTTCTGACTGCAATATTATCGCTTCCTCATGGAGATTTTATATCCAGTTGGTGTTGTTCTGATCTCCCAGCAAGGGAAGTCGATTCTACTCTCGAGTATGATTCATTTGCAGCAGCTGGATGGGTTTTggataatatttcatcattGGATTGTCCGAATGAAAACAATTTGGAATTTACTTTGATTCCTATAAGCTTACCTCGGGCTTCTTATGAACATCAGAGAACCTCattattcatcaaaataattgcAAATCTTCATTGTTTTAATCCCACTATCTGTGAAG AGCAGGAGAGGAACCTCTTTCTTCACAAGTTTCTAGAATGCTTACATATGGATTTATCTAAATCATTTCCAGGATTTTCCTTTAGCTCTGATGCTCCAAAGGCTGCCAATGTTTACAGGAACCTGC GGTCGTTGTTAAGTCATGCAGAATCTTTAATTCCCAACTTTTTGAACGAGGAAGATGTACAGCTCTTAAG GATATTCTTTAACCAATTGCAACCGCTAATTACTTCTGCTGAATTTGAAGAAAATCAAGTGCAA GAGGCACAGAGTCCAGAGGGATACTCGTCACTTTTACAGAGAAAGGAACCTCCAAATCTCAATGACAGACATGGTAACTCAAAGGAGGAAATGTTTGAGGATTCTGCATTCCAAGAAATGGACCAGTTTTACCTCAAAAGTGGGCATGTGGATCATGTTGATGTTGCAATAATGCAAGATACAAGAGAAGGTAAAGGTATATCTGGTGTGAGAGCATCTGAAGGTTTGATGAAGATCCACAGAGATGTTCAGAATGTTGAAACCAGTGGTTCAGATACATGTTCCACTAGAGGAAAGAATGATGTTGATCAAATGTACAATGGTGAGTTCCTAAAAAAGAGTGAGCAGATAAATGAAAGTGAAGTTGGAGGAGATACAGAGGACAAACAGGTCAAAACCATTCATTGTGAAGAAAAGCAGCAGAGAAAACGGAAGCGAACTTTAATGAATGATAAACAGATGACAATGATCGAGAGGGCTCTCTTAGACGAGCCTGACATGCAGAGAAATGCAGCTTCGATACAATCATGGGCGCATAAAATAAGTGTTCAT GGTTCGAAGGTTACATCTGCACAGCTTAAAAACTG GCTAAACAATCGGAAAGTCAGGCTTGCCCGTGCACGCGCAGCTAAGGCTGTCCGTGCATCACTGGAGGTTGAAAATGCTATTCCAGACAAGCAAAGTGAGCCAGGACTAGGGAGGTACAATGGCTCACCTGAGAGTCCTGGTGAAGATTCTTATGCCCCAAGAAAGGCCGACAGAGATCCTGAAAGCATCTTGGGAACTGGTAATGGCGAAAGCTCTCATACTGCACAGACGAACTTAATTGTTGTCGGCCGGGCAGATTTTGTCCAGTGCAAACCAGGTCAGTACGTAATGTTTGTAGATATGGAAGGAGAGGAGCTTGGTAAGGGAATAGTGTATCAGGTGCACGGTGAGTGGAATGGATGGAATTTGAAAGATCAAAAGGCATGTGTTCTGGATGTTTATGAACTCAAGGTTGAGAGTGCTGCTCTTCTTCCTTACGCTTCTAAAGCTGTTGGCATCTCCTTTGAAGAGGCTGAAATAAAGATTGGGGTAATGAGAGTGCTGTGGGATTTAAGTAGAATCTTCACTCTTCGACCTCAATGA
- the LOC121263630 gene encoding nodulin homeobox isoform X3 — protein sequence MRLAIEEPSCSSFASQVIDLISAVKELHGFSSQELHKLLRDSENFTIHYRTEKNSLIKIDMEKLAGFLPLHLIAVLMSADRDEALFRYLLSGIRLLHSLCDLAPRQAKLEQILLDDVKVSEQLLDLVFYLLIVLGGYKQDTLMFGPMPIVHPALVACSLNLLTGCISSQFPDLVHVLLAHPKVDIFIDAAFGAIFVAIRFLKIKLSEEHPDLCMKSSLTAEQIVNYICQQCEASVQFLQSLCQQKLFLERLLRNKELCKKGGILFLAQAILKLTATPHFVESSRILAAVSRLKAKFLAILLNLCEAESISYLDEVSSSPGSLQLAKSVASEVFGLLKTELSRDPKHLAACSDRTYPMGFFQLNVMRLADIFSDDTNFQCYITIYFTEVLTAILSLPHGDFISSWCCSDLPAREVDSTLEYDSFAAAGWVLDNISSLDCPNENNLEFTLIPISLPRASYEHQRTSLFIKIIANLHCFNPTICEEQERNLFLHKFLECLHMDLSKSFPGFSFSSDAPKAANVYRNLRSLLSHAESLIPNFLNEEDVQLLRIFFNQLQPLITSAEFEENQVQEAQSPEGYSSLLQRKEPPNLNDRHGNSKEEMFEDSAFQEMDQFYLKSGHVDHVDVAIMQDTREGKGISGVRASEGLMKIHRDVQNVETSGSDTCSTRGKNDVDQMYNGEFLKKSEQINESEVGGDTEDKQVKTIHCEEKQQRKRKRTLMNDKQMTMIERALLDEPDMQRNAASIQSWAHKISVHGSKVTSAQLKNWLNNRKVRLARARAAKAVRASLEVENAIPDKQSEPGLGRYNGSPESPGEDSYAPRKADRDPESILGTGNGESSHTAQTNLIVVGRADFVQCKPGQYVMFVDMEGEELGKGIVYQVHGEWNGWNLKDQKACVLDVYELKVESAALLPYASKAVGISFEEAEIKIGVMRVLWDLSRIFTLRPQ from the exons ATGAGGCTTGCTATAGAAGAACCATCGTGCAGTTCTTTTGCATCT CAGGTCATTGACTTAATTTCAGCAGTGAAGGAGCTGCATGGGTTTAGCTCTCAGGAACTTCATAAGCTGCTGCGGGACTCTGAAAACTTTACTATTCACTACCGCACAGAAAAAAACTCGTTGATTAAG ATTGATATGGAAAAGCTTGCAGGATTTCTTCCCTTACATCTTATTGCAGTGCTTATGTCAGCTGACAGAGATGAAGCCCTGTTCAGATACTTGTTATCCGGCATACGCCTCTTGCATTCATTATGTGATTTAGCACCTCGACAAGCTAAACTTGAGCAG ATTTTGCTTGATGATGTAAAAGTGTCCGAGCAGCTACTTGACCTGGTGTTTTATTTGCTAATTGTTCTCGGGGGTTATAAGCAG GACACCCTTATGTTTGGTCCTATGCCCATTGTGCATCCAGCACTGGTGGCATGCAGTCTAAATCTATTGACAGGATGTATATCTTCGCAATTTCCAGATCTTGTCCATGTATTGCTTGCACACCCTAAG GTTGACATTTTTATAGATGCTGCTTTTGGAGCAATATTTGTAGCCATTAGGTTTCTCAAAATCAAGCTGTCAGAGGAACATCCTGATTTATGCATGAAATCAAGTCTGACTGCTGAACAAATAGTTAACTATATCTGCCAGCAATGTGAGGCTTCTGTACAGTTTCTTCAGTCACTATGccaacaaaaattatttctggAGCGCCTACTCAGGAATAAG GAACTATGTAAAAAGGGTGGTATTCTATTTCTTGCTCAAGCCATCTTGAAGTTAACTGCCACACCTCATTTTGTAGAGTCCTCCAGAATTTTGGCTGCTGTATCTAGGCTGAAAGCTAAATTTCTAGCAATT CTGTTGAATCTATGTGAAGCAGAAAGCATCTCTTACCTGGATGAAGTTTCTAGTTCACCAGGAAGTCTCCAGTTGGCAAAATCTGTAGCTTCAGAG GTTTTTGGGTTATTGAAGACCGAGCTCAGCAGAGATCCCAAACATCTTGCTGCTTGCTCTGACAGAACTTACCCCATGGGGTTTTTCCAACTCAATGTGATGCGCCTAGCTGACATATTCTCAGATGATACTAACTTTCAATGTTACATCACGATATACTTT ACTGAAGTTCTGACTGCAATATTATCGCTTCCTCATGGAGATTTTATATCCAGTTGGTGTTGTTCTGATCTCCCAGCAAGGGAAGTCGATTCTACTCTCGAGTATGATTCATTTGCAGCAGCTGGATGGGTTTTggataatatttcatcattGGATTGTCCGAATGAAAACAATTTGGAATTTACTTTGATTCCTATAAGCTTACCTCGGGCTTCTTATGAACATCAGAGAACCTCattattcatcaaaataattgcAAATCTTCATTGTTTTAATCCCACTATCTGTGAAG AGCAGGAGAGGAACCTCTTTCTTCACAAGTTTCTAGAATGCTTACATATGGATTTATCTAAATCATTTCCAGGATTTTCCTTTAGCTCTGATGCTCCAAAGGCTGCCAATGTTTACAGGAACCTGC GGTCGTTGTTAAGTCATGCAGAATCTTTAATTCCCAACTTTTTGAACGAGGAAGATGTACAGCTCTTAAG GATATTCTTTAACCAATTGCAACCGCTAATTACTTCTGCTGAATTTGAAGAAAATCAAGTGCAA GAGGCACAGAGTCCAGAGGGATACTCGTCACTTTTACAGAGAAAGGAACCTCCAAATCTCAATGACAGACATGGTAACTCAAAGGAGGAAATGTTTGAGGATTCTGCATTCCAAGAAATGGACCAGTTTTACCTCAAAAGTGGGCATGTGGATCATGTTGATGTTGCAATAATGCAAGATACAAGAGAAGGTAAAGGTATATCTGGTGTGAGAGCATCTGAAGGTTTGATGAAGATCCACAGAGATGTTCAGAATGTTGAAACCAGTGGTTCAGATACATGTTCCACTAGAGGAAAGAATGATGTTGATCAAATGTACAATGGTGAGTTCCTAAAAAAGAGTGAGCAGATAAATGAAAGTGAAGTTGGAGGAGATACAGAGGACAAACAGGTCAAAACCATTCATTGTGAAGAAAAGCAGCAGAGAAAACGGAAGCGAACTTTAATGAATGATAAACAGATGACAATGATCGAGAGGGCTCTCTTAGACGAGCCTGACATGCAGAGAAATGCAGCTTCGATACAATCATGGGCGCATAAAATAAGTGTTCAT GGTTCGAAGGTTACATCTGCACAGCTTAAAAACTG GCTAAACAATCGGAAAGTCAGGCTTGCCCGTGCACGCGCAGCTAAGGCTGTCCGTGCATCACTGGAGGTTGAAAATGCTATTCCAGACAAGCAAAGTGAGCCAGGACTAGGGAGGTACAATGGCTCACCTGAGAGTCCTGGTGAAGATTCTTATGCCCCAAGAAAGGCCGACAGAGATCCTGAAAGCATCTTGGGAACTGGTAATGGCGAAAGCTCTCATACTGCACAGACGAACTTAATTGTTGTCGGCCGGGCAGATTTTGTCCAGTGCAAACCAGGTCAGTACGTAATGTTTGTAGATATGGAAGGAGAGGAGCTTGGTAAGGGAATAGTGTATCAGGTGCACGGTGAGTGGAATGGATGGAATTTGAAAGATCAAAAGGCATGTGTTCTGGATGTTTATGAACTCAAGGTTGAGAGTGCTGCTCTTCTTCCTTACGCTTCTAAAGCTGTTGGCATCTCCTTTGAAGAGGCTGAAATAAAGATTGGGGTAATGAGAGTGCTGTGGGATTTAAGTAGAATCTTCACTCTTCGACCTCAATGA